CCGGCGCCGCCGGATCGGCCGTCTCCCGGACAGGATCGCCGGCCCCACCGACAGTGTCCGTCGGCGCACCAGCCTCCGGACCGGCCGGCACGATCGCCTCGGCCGAGACCGTGATGTGCCGACCGCCCAGCACCGCGGGCACGTCCCCGGGCACCGCCGCGGTGATGAGCACCTGCTCGGCGTCGGCGATCAGCCCGGCCAACCGCTCCCGCCGGGCGACGTCGAGCTCGGCGAACACGTCATCGAGGACGAGCACCGGGTCGATGCCGTCGATCCGGAGCAGTTCGAACGCCGCCAACCGCAGGGCCAGCGCGAACGACCACGACTCCCCGTGGGAGGCATAGCCCTTGGCCGGGCCGGCCCCGAGCTGCAGCTCCAGCTCGTCGCGATGCGGACCGACCAGCGACACCGCCCGTTCCAGCTCGACCGGCCGTCGCCGGCCCAGCTCGGCGAGCATCGCGACCCGGAGCCGTTCGGCCAGCTCCGGATCGACCAGGTCGCGGCCGCCCGGTGCCGTTCCGGCGTCCGGGTCCGGTGCGGTGCCGGACGCGGTGTCGAGCGGGACCGTGCCCCGGTAGACCAGGTCCGCCCGGGTCGCGTCACCGCCGGCCGGGAGCTCGTCGCCGTCCGGGTAGGGCCGGGCGCCCTCGGCCAGGTCGGCGTAGGCGGCAGCAACGTACGGCCGCAGCCGGTCGACCAGACCCAGCCGGCCGGCGATGAGCTCGGCCCCCGCGGTCGCCAGGTGCTCGTCCCACACGTCCAGGGTGGCCAGGCCGTCGGACCGTCCCCCGGCCGAACGAGATCCGCGGGCCGACTTCAGCAGAGCGTTCCGTTGCTTGAGCACCCGCTCGTAGTCGCTGCGCACGCCGGCCATCCGCGGGGACAACATGGTCAGCGTCTCGTCCAGGTACCGCCGCCGCTCACCCGGGTCCCCGCGGACCAGGGCCAGATCCTCCGGGGCGAACAGCACGGTGCGCAGCACCCCGAGGATGTCCCGCGGCCGGGTCAGCGGCGACCGGTTGATGCGGGCCCGGTTGGCCCGGCCGGCGTTGATCTCCACCTCGAGCAGCAGCTCACGTTCCTGGGACACCACCGCGGACCGGACGAGCGCCCGCTCGGTCCCCCGCCGGATCAGCGGGGCGTCGGTGGCCACCCGGTGGGAGCCGAGGGTGGCCAGGTAGCCGAGCGCCTCGACGAGGTTCGTCTTGCCGATGCCGTTACGGCCGACCAGCACGTTGATCCCGGGTTGCAGCGGGACCTCGGCCGTGGCCCAGGAGCGGTAGTCGCCGAGCGACAGGTGACGTACGTACATGCTCCGGGGGCGACGGGCCGGCCGGCCGAACGGCGGGCGTTCAGCTGACCGGGACCGGCGCCGACGATCCTTCCTGACCCATGGCGTGACCGCCGAACTGGTTGCGCAGCGCCGCGACGACCTTCATGGCCGCGGAATCGGTCTGCCGGGAGGCGAACCGGGCGAACAACGCGGCGGTGATGACGGGCAGCGGAACGGCGTTCTCGATGGCCGCCTCGATGGTCCACCGACCCTCGCCCGAGTCCTGCGCGTACGGCCGGACCTGGGCCAACCCCGGGTCGGCCTTGGTGGCCAGAATCAGCAGGTCCAGCAGCCAGGAGCGGATGACGGTGCCCTCGGCCCAGGAGGCCATGACCGCATCCGGGTCGGCCACCAGATCGACGGCCTTCATGAGCTCGTAGCCCTCGCCGTAGGCCTGCATGATCCCGTACTCGATGCCGTTGTGGACCATCTTGGTGAAGTGGCCGGCGCCGACCGCACCGGCGTGCACGAAACCGCCCTCGCCCGCCGGCTTGAGCGAGTCGAAGATGGGTTGGGCGACCGCGACGGTGTCGGCGTCGCCGCCCACCATCAGGGCGTAGCCCTCGGTCAGGCCCCACACCCCGCCGGAGACGCCGACGTCCAGGTAGCGGATGCCCTTGCCGGACAACTCCGCGGCGTGGGCCTGGTCGTCGGTGTACCGGGAGTTGCCACCGTCGATGATGATGTCGCCGGCCTCCAGCACCTCACCGAGGGAGGCGACCGTGGCGCGGGTCGGCTCACCGGACGGCACCATCACCCACACCACGCGCGGCGCCGAGAGTGCACCGGCCAGTGCTTCCAGCGAGTCGACGTTCCGGTCGCTGGCCGGATTGCGGTCGTACCCGACGACCTCGTGACCGTCGCGGCGCAGCCGCTCGGCCATGTTGCCGCCCATCTTGCCCAAACCGATCAGGCCCAGCTGCATGTCTGTTCCTCTCCCCCGGGGGGCCGCTGTCGCGACTCCGTCGTGGTGATTGTGGGACAACGAGGCGGCCGGTGAGCCGGTCGGGGGTCGCAACCCACCGACCGGGGACCGCCCCGGGGACTGCTGCGCGTGCGGTGGTGCCCGGGTGCCGAGCGGATCCTGCGCCCCGCCCGCCCCCGGCCGGGATCAGCCGGGCAGACGAGCGGGCATCACCAGGTAGCGGTAATCCGGTGCCGGGGCCTCCTGCTCGGCCGCGGCGGATCCGTCGGCGTCCGCCGCGCCGCCGTTGTCGGCCGGGACGGGCAGCATCAGCGCCGGTCGCGACGGAGTGGTGAAGGCCAGGCGGACGGTCGGGGCGTGCACCACCCCCAGTCCGTCCAGCAGGTAGGCGGGGTTGAAGGCGATGAGCAGCTCCGCGCCGTCGGCCTCGACGGGCAGGGTCTCCTCGGCGCGGCCCTCGTCGTCGCCGCCGGCGGTCAGGGTGAGCGACCCGTCGGAGACCTGCATCCGCAGGTGGTGGCCACGGTCGGTGACCAGGGCGACGCGCTTGATGGAATCGCCCAGCGCGGCCACCGGGACGTCGACCGTGGTGGTGTGGCTGGTCGGCAGCAACGAGCGGTACTTGACGAACTCGACGTCCAGCAGCCGGACGGTGGTCCGCCGGGACCCGGCCTTCAGGCCGAGCAGCCCGTCCCCGAGGGCGACGGTCACCTCGCTGGCGCCGCCGAGGGTCTTGGCCGCGTCGGCCAGGGTCCGGGCGGGGACCAGCACCGCGGTCGAGACGTCGGCCTGTTCGGGTTTCCAGTCGAGTTCACGCACGGCCAGCCGGAACCGGTCGGTGGCGGCCAGGGTCAGGCGGTCGCCCTCGATCTCGACCCGGACACCGGTGAGCATCGGCAGGGTGTCGTCGCGGCCGGCGGCGATGGCGGTCTGGGCCACGGCCTCGGCGAACGCCGAGGCATCGACCGTTCCGGAGGTCTCCGGGAGATCGGGCAGCGGAGGGTAGTCCTCGACCGGCATCGTCGGCAGGGTGAACCGGGCCGAGCCGCCCACGATGCTGACCCGGGCCCCGTCGACGGCCACGTCGACGGGCTTGGACGGCAGGGCACGGGTGATCTCGGCCAGCAGGCGGCCGGAGACCAGGACCCGCTCGGCGACGGGATCGTCGTCGGAGCTGTCCGGGTCGTCGAGCCCGCTGAGGCTGTCGACCGACACCGAGGCCCGGGTCGAGACCTCGTAGTCGAACCCGGAGACGGTCAGCGTGGACCCGACGACATCCAGCAGGATGCCGCCGAGCACCGGCACCGGCGGCCGGCTCGGGAGCGACTTGGCGACCCAGGCCACGGCATCGGCCAGGTCGTCGCGTGCGACACGGAACTTCATCGACGGTCCTCCAGGGACAAATGCGCCAAAACGGGCAGCGGGACACCGCCCGACGCAGGTTCATCGTCGGCTCGGGGCGTCCCACGGTACGGCCTTCCCGGCCTGTGATTCCAGCAGGGGTGAGTCGCTGCGTCCTTGGTGCCCTCGTTCAGGGAGCGAGCCCGATCCGGTGCGTAGCGAGTTGTCCCCAGAGTGACCACGGAGGGGATCTCTTCGGAAACTCTTTCAGTAACAGCAGTCGGGGGTGTGCACAGTGGGGACAAGCCATCGTCCGGGCAGATCGGGCCGCGTGTCGGCGCCGTGGACAACTCCGGGACCGGTCCGGGACAGCCGGGGCCGATTGTGAATGCCATCGGACGGCCCGGTGGTTGTCCCCGTCCATCCCCAGTTGTCCCCAGGGTTGTCCACACGTTGTGCATGGGTTGACTGTGGGTAGGTCGCGGCCGGGCCCGAATGACACGTTCGGGCGGATGGGGGGCCGAACGACGGGGCTGCCGGTGTATCGGCGTGCGCTGACCGGGCGTTGGGCTCGTGATCGCGTCCCTGCATTGGGCAAGACAGGTGAATTTCTGGCCGGGATCCTCGGTCGGTACACGGATCCGTGAAATTCGGCGGCTCCATCGGGGGTGACGCGTCAGTTGGAGCGCTCTAACCGGGAGCAAACCGACACGAGCCGCGGTGGAACCCCGGAGACAGGGGTGCAGATGGGGACCCTGGGGGGGACCGGAGATGCGGTCGCTGGACTCGCGCGCCCTGGCGAGATGACGGGAATGTCCGGTTCAATGGTGCGACGTGGTCAGCCGAGTCGCGGGCCGGGCGCCTCTGATGGCTGTCTCCGGTCGGGGGATCAGGCCTACGGACGACCCCAGGGCGCTGCAGCGCGCCGCCGAGCACGGTCAGGGAGGGTGTGGATAGCCCGGCGAACCGGGTCGTCGGAGTGCGCCTGGGAGCCGACGCCGGGCGTCAGGGGCCGGAACGGGCCTGTGGTCAACGGGCCAGAGCTGAGGTCAGCCGGCGACAGCGGGCGGAACCAGCGAGACGGATCGAGTGACGGGACGAACCTGGCGTCCGGCGAACATGGTCCGACGTCAGCGGCGGGCGCGGTCGCGCACGCGGGCGCTGAGCTCCTGCACGTGGTCATAGGTCTGCCGC
This sequence is a window from Nakamurella flava. Protein-coding genes within it:
- a CDS encoding DNA replication/repair protein RecF, with the protein product MYVRHLSLGDYRSWATAEVPLQPGINVLVGRNGIGKTNLVEALGYLATLGSHRVATDAPLIRRGTERALVRSAVVSQERELLLEVEINAGRANRARINRSPLTRPRDILGVLRTVLFAPEDLALVRGDPGERRRYLDETLTMLSPRMAGVRSDYERVLKQRNALLKSARGSRSAGGRSDGLATLDVWDEHLATAGAELIAGRLGLVDRLRPYVAAAYADLAEGARPYPDGDELPAGGDATRADLVYRGTVPLDTASGTAPDPDAGTAPGGRDLVDPELAERLRVAMLAELGRRRPVELERAVSLVGPHRDELELQLGAGPAKGYASHGESWSFALALRLAAFELLRIDGIDPVLVLDDVFAELDVARRERLAGLIADAEQVLITAAVPGDVPAVLGGRHITVSAEAIVPAGPEAGAPTDTVGGAGDPVRETADPAAPVPAAPVEQRGDDDG
- the dnaN gene encoding DNA polymerase III subunit beta, which produces MKFRVARDDLADAVAWVAKSLPSRPPVPVLGGILLDVVGSTLTVSGFDYEVSTRASVSVDSLSGLDDPDSSDDDPVAERVLVSGRLLAEITRALPSKPVDVAVDGARVSIVGGSARFTLPTMPVEDYPPLPDLPETSGTVDASAFAEAVAQTAIAAGRDDTLPMLTGVRVEIEGDRLTLAATDRFRLAVRELDWKPEQADVSTAVLVPARTLADAAKTLGGASEVTVALGDGLLGLKAGSRRTTVRLLDVEFVKYRSLLPTSHTTTVDVPVAALGDSIKRVALVTDRGHHLRMQVSDGSLTLTAGGDDEGRAEETLPVEADGAELLIAFNPAYLLDGLGVVHAPTVRLAFTTPSRPALMLPVPADNGGAADADGSAAAEQEAPAPDYRYLVMPARLPG
- the gnd gene encoding phosphogluconate dehydrogenase (NAD(+)-dependent, decarboxylating); this translates as MQLGLIGLGKMGGNMAERLRRDGHEVVGYDRNPASDRNVDSLEALAGALSAPRVVWVMVPSGEPTRATVASLGEVLEAGDIIIDGGNSRYTDDQAHAAELSGKGIRYLDVGVSGGVWGLTEGYALMVGGDADTVAVAQPIFDSLKPAGEGGFVHAGAVGAGHFTKMVHNGIEYGIMQAYGEGYELMKAVDLVADPDAVMASWAEGTVIRSWLLDLLILATKADPGLAQVRPYAQDSGEGRWTIEAAIENAVPLPVITAALFARFASRQTDSAAMKVVAALRNQFGGHAMGQEGSSAPVPVS